CTGAGGGCGTAGATGCCACATTCGACAAACTGGCTTTGCACCTGTGTGAGTCGCAAAGTGCCATCACACTTCCTCTCCTTGTCAGCGGAAAGGCGATTGAAGGCAAAGACGTAGGTGCCTCCTCAAGCGTTTTGTTCTCGGACGCGGTACGGTGCGCCGCCCTTTCAGAGAAGTCGGCCAAAGGCGCTACCCCAGCCGTCCTGCAAGTGCTAATCGAAGTTGCGCAGCAAAAGAGTTGGATGGGCACTGCGGATCTCGCGCCAATGCAGGCTGCTTTGGCTCGGCAAACGATGGTCGGATCAAAGGTGCCATTGAACTCGTTACATGGACACGCAATCAGTAAAAACACGCTTGTTCCTCGTACGGTCCGACTGGCAAACGGCACAGTGATCTTTCTTCCTTTCACCCTTTGGTCCCCAGGTGCGCCCAGTGTTGTGCGGGATCTGGCAAAATATTCTGCGCAACACCGGATCTATGCAATCACCTCCTGGAGCGCCAACACGGGACGGGAGGATATACCTTCAGACCAGATACGTGACGCTTTGCGTGAGTGGCAACGGACGCTGCCGCCGACTGTGTCCGTTCTGGTGGTACCTGAATCAGAATTGAACATCTTTCATGCCGATTCGTTTCCTGCTGGGATCGTAATTCGAGATGGTGTCGTGCGCTCCAATGCTGTTCTTCCACACAAGGTTCGGAAAGATTGCTGATTGGCGCGATTGCAAACCGTGTTGAGCGTATAGAGAAGCCCTAAGAAGAGTATCGAAGGGGTGTTCTTGCCGAGTGCGTGGGAGGATGGTTGACGTCATGAGAGTTCCAGGAAGATCCCTTCTAAAGGCGGCTTGCTCACACCTCGGCCACAATCCGCTTCTTATGGGTGCTTGCGTAGCTCTTCTGTTGTCCGCTGGGTCAACGGCCAGAACTCAAATTACGAATCAATCGAAGCCTCTGCCCCTAGGCACTCTCGTCGACGTAGGAGGCTATCGGGTGCATTTGTACTGCATCGGCGAAGGGAGCCCAACGGTGATGATCGTGGGCGCGGCTTTCTCCTTCGATTGGGGACTGGTTCAACCTGAAGTCGCGAAGTGGACGCGAGTGTGCACCTTCGATCCATCAGGGAACGCATGGAGCGACCCTTTCCAGACCCCAACATTGATTCCCTCGTCCCAGGCCTCCGATCGAACGCCTGCAGCAAAAGCGACACCGACATGCACGGATAGAGTCGACGAGATCCATAGGCTTCTTACAAAAATGCCTATCGACGGTCGTTATGTCCTCGTCGGGTTTTCCGTAGGCGCCCTTTGGGAGCGAATCTACACCGCCCGTTACCCCGACAATATCGCCGGGATGATCATCGTGGACCACGCATTTCTCTCCGGTGTCGGCAAAGACGTTCCGCCTCATGTTTCGCCTTCCCATGGTTCGTCACGTGGCTATAGTCCGCCGGTGCTTCTTTCCAAGGCACCTATCGTTCTGGGCTTTGAAGACGATTCAAACTTCAGCAAATTGCCGGCACGTGATCAGGAGCTTCATATGTGGGCTCTCTCTCAGCACCCGGTTCGGCCTGGTCCGGAGATGGCAGCTGATTGCTTCGCCCTTATAAACAAGGTGACAGGTGGACACCAATACCCTCTGGGAGATACGCCCCTATGGGTTATTAATACGTCAAACGACTGCCAGGATTACAGAGCATTCCAAAAGGATCTCTTGGCGTTGGCACGAACGAGTGAACAGATCATAGCGTGGAACAGCTCGCATATGGTTCCTATCGATGAGCCCGACTTGATCACAAGAGCGATCCGCGAAGCAATCGAACGGGAGCGAGAACGCGTAAGAACGTTCCAGAAACCCTGAATACGTCCCTGATTGTGTCCCAACGAAAATACCCTTGCCGGTTTGGGGATAAATCGGCCTGGCACTCAGTGAGCGTTCGTGAAAGCTCAGACTGAACGCGAATCCGGCTTTGTTGGCGGATTACGGGCAACCCGCACCTTACCGGTCGTATTCCGTTAGCCGACGGGTTAATTGACGAGTTGCCGACGATCTGACCGGAACCGGCGATTTGACCTTCAGCCCATCTGGATGAGTGCCTCGTCCTGTTAGCACAAGTCCACGAGCAGCAGATGAGGCATCGCTGGACACTGGCCGACATAGGGACTAATCCTTCACAATTCCTCTAAGTGCTTCCAGATTCGTCATGCGGCTCCGGCTAAAACCCCGGCGCGGCCGCGGGGCCGCCCAACGATAGATTCGCCTTTGGCGCGTTCTCGTCGCGTTGGGGCCAGATTACCCGGTATACGAAATGGCCGAAGATATGCGAACGAGGTTGCGGAGAGAAGATATCTCACAAAATCGACATTTTTGGAGATATCATGTCGGCAACGCATCGATAGTCCCCTATCGCGTTCCCTGAAGCAATATCCAGTCGCTAGTCTAGTTCGTCTGGGGGGCCCATGCCACGAACCGATTTGCCCGAAGTTGATGAACTCCTGGCCAAGTGGGGCGCGGGAGACCGGGAGGCCCTTCGGGCACTCATACCGCTGATCTACGAGGAACTTCGCAGGGTTGCCCG
This Tunturibacter gelidoferens DNA region includes the following protein-coding sequences:
- a CDS encoding alpha/beta fold hydrolase — protein: MMIVGAAFSFDWGLVQPEVAKWTRVCTFDPSGNAWSDPFQTPTLIPSSQASDRTPAAKATPTCTDRVDEIHRLLTKMPIDGRYVLVGFSVGALWERIYTARYPDNIAGMIIVDHAFLSGVGKDVPPHVSPSHGSSRGYSPPVLLSKAPIVLGFEDDSNFSKLPARDQELHMWALSQHPVRPGPEMAADCFALINKVTGGHQYPLGDTPLWVINTSNDCQDYRAFQKDLLALARTSEQIIAWNSSHMVPIDEPDLITRAIREAIERERERVRTFQKP